One segment of Mycobacterium spongiae DNA contains the following:
- a CDS encoding MFS transporter, with product MNPATLPTLAAPAAGQQTVAGGRGWRGARKLLRGPLGPLVGGQCLGQLADGLAQITFAQFVLFDVAQGATPARIAAVLAVTLLPFSLVGPFAGILIDRLDRRRTLVVVSAVRASLTMLAILTVIAQSTIAAYIGVLILLSSSRFVMAAKGAALPRTVPRADLVTGNAVSSVLGLSSQFLGAVGGSLIVGRSTAAGFAIATVLYLGAALVFTRLPYVGSKQRGEVLSQVRRVAKELADGLRVAASTAEIRWPLLAVAGHRVLLGAGFVVLVLMADSRYQLEISGYGVALAATGFAAFAGSALAPPLARRYSATALVPLSFLPAAAAAFIGGLIGSVAVLVACVGVVAFAFQVLKISVDALVGGNAPDAVRGRIFAVYDVLYNVSFVAAGLLMIPLWHADSERLLLWLVAGGFALGWAVFGTAMSVVRRRASQSRGTW from the coding sequence GTGAACCCCGCTACCCTACCCACGCTCGCTGCACCTGCAGCCGGGCAGCAGACTGTGGCCGGTGGCCGCGGCTGGCGCGGGGCTCGCAAGCTGCTGCGAGGGCCGTTGGGGCCGCTGGTCGGGGGCCAATGCCTCGGGCAGCTCGCCGACGGACTCGCTCAGATCACGTTCGCGCAGTTCGTGTTGTTCGACGTGGCCCAGGGCGCAACTCCGGCGCGAATCGCCGCGGTGCTGGCGGTGACCTTGCTGCCGTTCAGTTTGGTCGGGCCGTTCGCGGGCATCTTGATCGACCGCTTGGATCGCCGCCGCACGCTGGTGGTCGTCTCGGCTGTGCGGGCCTCGCTGACCATGCTGGCCATCCTCACCGTGATAGCCCAATCGACGATCGCGGCCTACATCGGGGTCCTCATCTTGCTTTCGTCATCGCGGTTCGTCATGGCCGCCAAAGGCGCCGCGCTGCCCCGAACGGTGCCCCGCGCCGATCTGGTCACCGGCAACGCCGTTTCGTCGGTGTTGGGACTAAGTTCACAGTTTCTGGGTGCGGTCGGCGGTTCGCTGATCGTCGGACGGTCCACGGCGGCCGGATTCGCCATCGCCACAGTCCTTTACCTCGGCGCGGCGCTGGTGTTCACCCGGCTCCCGTACGTGGGCAGCAAGCAACGGGGCGAGGTGCTCTCCCAGGTGCGCCGCGTCGCCAAGGAGCTCGCCGACGGGTTGCGGGTGGCGGCGAGCACCGCGGAGATCCGTTGGCCGCTGCTTGCTGTCGCGGGCCATCGAGTGCTTCTGGGCGCCGGCTTCGTTGTCTTGGTGCTCATGGCCGACTCCCGCTACCAGCTGGAAATCTCCGGCTACGGGGTCGCTCTGGCGGCAACGGGATTCGCCGCATTCGCCGGGAGTGCGCTCGCGCCGCCGTTGGCGCGTCGCTACTCGGCGACAGCGCTCGTGCCCCTCTCATTCTTGCCTGCCGCCGCCGCGGCATTCATCGGCGGACTAATCGGCTCGGTGGCCGTGCTGGTCGCCTGCGTCGGCGTGGTCGCCTTCGCATTCCAAGTCTTGAAGATCTCGGTCGACGCGCTGGTCGGTGGGAACGCCCCGGACGCGGTGCGCGGTCGGATATTCGCGGTCTACGACGTGCTCTACAACGTCTCTTTTGTGGCCGCCGGGCTGCTGATGATTCCGCTGTGGCACGCGGATTCCGAGCGGCTGCTGCTGTGGCTGGTGGCCGGCGGTTTCGCGCTCGGATGGGCGGTGTTCGGCACGGCCATGTCGGTCGTGCGACGGCGGGCGAGCCAGTCCCGCGGCACTTGGTGA